In Raphanus sativus cultivar WK10039 chromosome 5, ASM80110v3, whole genome shotgun sequence, the following proteins share a genomic window:
- the LOC108857869 gene encoding protein GOLVEN 9, with protein MKNTNAKLTTLVVGFLVLMMTLMNLPHALQGGNIDVVGSKYEDNYGLMVSGSDEPPLMGRKLKSSKAIDQSATKKRTDSAKEIDNLMRGDYSSRMKGKKRSPIHN; from the exons ATGAAGAACACAAACGCAAAGTTAACCACACTCGTTGTAGGGTTTCTCGTTCTCATGATGACATTGATGAATCTTCCTCATGCGCTTCAAG GTGGAAACATAGATGTAGTTGGATCCAAATATGAAGATAATTATGGTCTTATGGTGAGCGGAAGTGATGAACCTCCCTTGATGGGACGAAAG TTAAAAAGTTCAAAAGCTATAGATCAGTCTGCAACAAAGAAAAGAACAGATTCAGCAAAAGAGATCGATAATCTAATGAGAGGCGATTATTCTTCACGTATGAAAGGAAAGAAAAGGAGCCCAATCCATAATTGA
- the LOC130495098 gene encoding COBRA-like protein 1, with protein sequence MGFLCSSSSSIVFKLGISIIFLVSFSGYTPADAYDPLDPSGNITIKWDIITWTGDGYVATVTLYNFQQYRHIQAPGWTLGWSWAKREVIWGMNGGQTTEQGDCSKFKGTIPHCCKKTPSVVDLLPGTPYNQQVANCCRGGVINSWAQDPATAVSSFQLTVGQAGTTNKTVRVPKNFTLKAPGPGYTCGPGKIVKPTRFMGTDKRRVTQAMMTWNVTCTYSQFLAQKTPTCCVSLSSFYNSTIVPCTTCSCGCRNTTQPGNCVDSKGPRIASVVPNTGKNLYVPPLVQCTNHMCPVRIHWHVKVNYKLYWRVKVTITNFNYNMNYSQWNLVVQHPNFDNLTQTFSFNYKPLLPYASINDTGILWGVKFYNDLLMQAGPYGNVQSELLFQKEASAFTFEKGWAFPRRIYFNGDNCVMPPPDSYPWLPNTASHMPIGSWFAASISLLLTVFLQGSL encoded by the exons atgggtttcttgtgttcttcttcttcttcaatcgTCTTCAAGCTCGGAATTTCTATAATCTTTCTAGTTTCTTTCTCTGGTTACACTCCTGCAG atgctTATGATCCTTTGGACCCAAGTGGGAATATCACTATCAAATGGGACATCATAACCTGGACCGGAGATGGCTATGTG GCGACTGTAACCTTGTATAACTTCCAGCAATATAGACACATTCAAGCACCAGGCTGGACTCTTGGATGGTCATGGGCAAAGAGAGAGGTTATATGGGGAATGAATGGAGGACAGACAACAGAACAAGGAGACTGCTCAAAATTCAAAGGAACCATCCCTCATTGCTGCAAAAAGACACCTTCTGTTGTTGATCTCTTGCCCGGAACTCCTTACAATCAGCAGGTTGCTAATTGCTGCAGAGGTGGTGTGATAAACTCGTGGGCTCAAGATCCAGCAACCGCTGTTTCCTCTTTCCAGCTCACCGTTGGACAAGCTGGTACCACAAATAAGACGGTCAGGGTACCTAAGAATTTCACTCTCAAGGCTCCTGGACCTGGCTATACTTGTGGCCCTGGGAAGATTGTGAAACCCACTAGATTCATGGGTACTGACAAGCGAAGAGTTACACAAGCAATGA TGACTTGGAATGTCACTTGTACATACTCGCAGTTCTTAGCTCAGAAGACACCTACTTGCTGTGTCTCTCTTTCATCGTTCTACAACAGTACAATAGTTCCTTGTACTACATGCTCTTGTGGATGCCGAAACACTACTCAGCCAGGGAACTGTGTAGA CTCAAAAGGTCCACGGATAGCATCGGTTGTTCCAAATACAGGGAAGAACTTGTATGTACCGCCTCTGGTCCAATGCACGAACCATATGTGTCCAGTGAGAATCCACTGGCATGTGAAGGTTAACTACAAACTTTACTGGAGAGTTAAAGTCACCATCACAAATTTCAACTACAACATGAACTATTCACAGTGGAATCTGGTCGTGCAGCATCCAAATTTCGATAATCTCACTCAGACTTTCAGCTTCAATTACAAACCCTTGCTTCCTTATGCTTCCATAA ATGATACTGGGATACTTTGGGGAGTAAAGTTTTACAATGATCTGTTGATGCAAGCTGGACCATATGGGAATGTACAATCTGAGTTACTTTTCCAGAAAGAAGCATCAGCTTTCACATTTGAGAAAGGTTGGGCATTCCCTAGAAGAATCTATTTCAATGGAGATAACTGTGTGATGCCACCTCCTGATTCTTACCCTTGGCTGCCTAATACCGCCTCACACATGCCTATCGGTTCTTGGTTTGCAGCATCAATCTCCTTGTTACTGACTGTGTTCTTACAAGGAAGCTTGTAA
- the LOC108856998 gene encoding uncharacterized protein LOC108856998, giving the protein MTTIVPTSEEDPFLAVVQFTSQLAWADAGPEAAEPEITRLCREAEESIVAGKWLELASLMVTSAELVSSKMSDKDLECTYTIICSLVKNANSADDVLEMVKAISSKVVQQPNDKASLRLKILFNLYNLLDHPYARFQVYMKALTLAVEGKVTEYVVPSFKKIDNFLKEWNVDTKDQRQLFLAIANVLRENKSLVNESLKFLTKYLATFSSEDAKVLDEAKEEAVRAVIEFVKASSIFQCDLLELPAVAQLEKDTKYAPVYQLLKIFLTQRLNAYTEFRAANSECLQSYGLVDEDCVTKMRLLSLVDLASDESGKIPYASIKDTLQVKEEEVELWIVKAITAKLIDCKMDQMNQVVIVSRCSEREFGSKQWQSLRTKLATWRDNIGNVISTIESNKVTEEGSQASSASATAIQGLSVR; this is encoded by the exons ATGACGACGATTGTTCCCACTTCCGAAGAAGATCCGTTCCTCGCCGTTGTCCAGTTTACTTCCCAGCTCGCCTGGGCTGATGCTGGTCCCGAG GCTGCAGAGCCAGAGATCACCAGGCTGTGTAGAGAAGCTGAGGAATCTATAGTAGCAGGAAAGTGGTTGGAGTTGGCTTCTTTAATGGTTACTTCTGCTGAATTGGTATCTTCCAAGATGTCTGACAaag ATCTTGAGTGTACCTACACCATCATTTGCAGCCTTGTTAAGAACGCGAATAGCGCTGATGATGTTCTTGAAATGGTGAAAGCTATCTCTTCTAAGGTTGTTCAACAGCCCAATGACAAAGCTTCTCTTCGTTTGAAGAT CCTCTTCAATCTCTATAACCTTCTGGACCACCCGTATGCTCGTTTCCAAGTCTACATGAAAGCGCTTACGCTGGCTGTTGAAGGGAAGGTTACTGAGTACGTAGTTCCTTCTTTTAAGAAAATTGATAACTTCTTGAAAGAGTGGAACGTTGACACTAAAGATCAGAGGCAACTCTTCCTTGCCATTGCTAATGTTCTGAGAGAGAACAAAAG CTTGGTGAACGAATCCCTTAAGTTCCTGACGAAGTATCTAGCGACTTTCTCAAGTGAGGATGCTAAGGTCCTAGATGAAGCTAAGGAGGAGGCTGTGCGTGCAGTTATTGAATTTGTCAAGGCTTCCAGCATCTTCCAG TGTGATTTATTGGAATTGCCAGCCGTAGCACAACTAGAGAAGGATACGAAGTATGCCCCGGTTTACCAGCTACTAAAGATCTTTCTTACTCAGAGGCTTAATGCTTACACTGAATTCCGAGCTGCAAATTCGGAATGTCTGCAAAGCTATG GACTTGTTGATGAAGACTGTGTAACGAAGATGAGATTGTTGTCACTAGTTGACTTAGCGTCAGATGAGTCTGGCAAAATACCATACGCCTCAATCAAAGACACTCTACAG GTAAAGGAAGAAGAGGTTGAACTATGGATCGTGAAGGCAATAACTGCGAAGCTGATCGATTGTAAGATGGATCAGATGAACCAAGTTGTCATTGTCAG CCGCTGTTCCGAGCGTGAATTCGGGTCAAAGCAATGGCAATCACTTCGAACTAAGCTCGCAACCTGGCGG GATAACATTGGAAATGTCATAAGTACAATTGAATCGAACAAGGTAACCGAGGAAGGCTCTCAGGCATCATCAGCATCTGCTACAGCAATTCAAGGGTTGAGTGTTCGTTGA
- the LOC108859915 gene encoding 60S ribosomal protein L39-2, translated as MLYFFYTTPPPIKTFLFLCKSPSKLGFLQPRRVPRLIVKMPSHKTFKIKKKLGKKMRQNRPIPGWIRLRTDNKIRYNAKRRHWRRTKLGF; from the exons ATGCTTTACTTTTTTTACACAACCCCTCCCCCTATAAAAACCTTTCTCTTCCTCTGTAAATCTCCCTCCAAGTTAGGGTTTTTACAGCCGCGCCGTGTTCCCCGCCTGATCGTCAAGATG CCGTCGCACAAGACTTTCAAAATCAAGAAGAAGCTTGGGAAGAAGATGAGGCAAAACAGGCCTATCCCTGGCTGGATCCGTCTCCGCACCGACAACAAAATCAG GTACAACGCTAAGCGTAGGCATTGGCGCCGTACCAAGCTAGGGTTCTAG
- the LOC130495099 gene encoding uncharacterized protein LOC130495099: MGSRQGPPKHQNKFAWVPNAGVKINETEVGGRFRPLSEITGVCLRCREQIAWKRKYGKYKKLTEPAKCQKCTKRNVRQAYHKLCSGCAKEQKVCAKCYSSTEQIMGRDIYEVEAEQKLLDETIKNARERDRRTLLRAMNKDNNPKKSDEGAATRSDSSKVGDVFPSTSLEEYANKSGKVSGIVGHGSVPDHVHVVEDEEEDDDDDVGSEPELDEDHCGDDDDDELEK; the protein is encoded by the exons ATGGGCTCACGACAAGGACCACCGAAGCATCAGAACAAATTCGCATGGGTACCCAACGCCGGCGTGAAGATCAACGAAACC gaAGTGGGCGGGAGATTCAGACCGCTCTCGGAGATAACCGGAGTTTGCCTTCGCTGTCGGGAGCAGATCGCTTGGAAACGCAAATACGGAAAATACAAAAAGCTAACCGAACCCGCCAAATG TCAGAAGTGTACGAAGCGTAATGTTCGTCAAGCGTATCACAAGTTATGCTCTG GCTGTGCCAAGGAGCAGAAAGTGTGTGCCAAGTGTTATTCTTCTACTGAGCAAATCATGGGAAG AGATATTTATGAGGTAGAGGCTGAACAGAAGCTGCTTGATGAG ACTATCAAGAATGCTAGGGAAAGAGATAGAAGGACACTTTTGCGTGCT ATGAACAAAGATAACAACCCAAAGAAATCAGATGAAGGAGCAGCAACAAGGAGCGATAGCAGCAAGGTTGGTGATGTGTTTCCATCCACATCTCTTGAAGAATATGCAAACAAGTCTGGAAAAGTTAGCGGGATTGTTGGTCATGGTAGTGTGCCTGATCATGTCCATGTTgttgaggatgaagaagaagatgatgatgatgatgttggtaGTGAACCTGAATTAGATGAAGATCActgtggtgatgatgatgatgatgaactcGAGAAGTGA
- the LOC130512344 gene encoding UDP-arabinopyranose mutase 1, with product MVEPANTVGIPLNHTALLKDELDIVIPTIRNLDFLEMWRPFLQPYHLIIVQDGDPSKTIAVPEGFDYELYNRNDINRILGPKASCISFKDSACRCFGYMVSKKKYIFTIDDDCFVAKDPSGKAVNALEQHIKNLLCPSSPFFFNTLYDPYREGADFVRGYPFSLREGVSTAVSHGLWLNIPDYDAPTQLVKPKERNTRYVDAVMTIPKGTLFPMCGMNLAFDRDLIGPAMYFGLMGDGQPIGRYDDMWAGWCVKVICDHLGLGVKTGLPYIYHSKASNPFVNLKKEYKGIFWQEDIIPFFQSAKLSKEAVTVQQCYLELSKLVKEKLSPIDPYFDKLADAMVTWIEAWDELNPATKA from the exons atggTTGAACCGGCGAATACCGTTGGAATCCCACTGAACCACACCGCGTTGTTGAAGGATGAGCTCGACATCGTGATCCCGACGATCCGTAACCTCGATTTCCTCGAGATGTGGAGACCTTTCCTCCAGCCTTACCATCTCATCATCGTCCAGGACGGAGATCCTTCCAAGACCATTGCTGTCCCTGAAGGGTTCGATTACGAGCTCTACAACAGGAACGACATCAACCGTATCCTCGGTCCCAAAGCTTCCTGCATTTCCTTCAAGGACTCTGCTTGTCGCTGCTTCGGTTACATGGTGTCTAAGAAGAAGTACATCTTCACTATTGACGACGATTGCTTC GTTGCCAAGGATCCATCTGGAAAAGCAGTGAACGCACttgagcaacacatcaagaacCTTCTCTGTCCATCGTCTCCGTTTTTCTTCAACACCTTGTACGACCCATACCGTGAAGGTGCTGATTTCGTCCGTGGATACCCTTTCAGTCTCCGTGAAGGTGTTTCCACTGCTGTTTCTCACGGTCTCTGGCTCAACATCCCTGATTACGATGCCCCGACTCAACTCGTCAAGCCTAAGGAAAGGAACACAAG GTATGTGGATGCTGTCATGACCATCCCAAAGGGAACACTTTTCCCAATGTGTGGCATGAACTTGGCTTTTGACCGTGATCTCATTGGCCCGGCTATGTACTTTGGTCTCATGGGTGATGGTCAGCCTATTGGTCGTTACGACGATATGTGGGCTGGATGGTGTGTCAAG GTGATCTGTGACCATTTGGGATTGGGAGTGAAGACAGGTCTTCCCTACATTTACCACAGCAAGGCAAGCAACCCATTTGTGAACCTGAAGAAAGAGTACAAAGGGATTTTCTGGCAGGAGGACATCATCCCTTTCTTCCAGAGCGCAAAGCTCTCAAAAGAAGCTGTGACGGTTCAACAATGCTACTTGGAGCTGTCCAAGTTGGTGAAGGAGAAGCTTAGCCCCATTGATCCTTACTTTGACAAGCTTGCTGATGCTATGGTCACTTGGATTGAAGCTTGGGATGAGCTTAACCCGGCCACTAAAGCTTga